From Roseibium alexandrii DFL-11, the proteins below share one genomic window:
- a CDS encoding transporter substrate-binding domain-containing protein: MLLNFSAFLRAVFPIITLISAMILVVSPGIAQDAGQASGAVTGEAPLKVGVRVSPPFVMQTADGYTGMAIELWEDLAAAAGVEYQYEPYPNVRALIDATAEGQTDAAISNLTITKARLEKMDFTQPWFDSGLRIMVGSAGSTSFWEVVKGLQEAGFLKAYGWLAFVIVVATLLMTLFDRRFDKSFSQKWPDGLADSFYSVMSVVTSGKAPSRKNLFGWIGRVWQAIWLVCGLAVMAFITSSVTSVMTTLSLHNQIQSVADLPGKVVGVFDGSVGEDYSREQGWSVMVFDELDQGVAALDNGEIDAFVGDAPTLEYYDHTNPNADVEVVGPLFDPNKYGFALSLRSRNTRAFNIELLAAKESGFVEDLRVEYLGPRD; this comes from the coding sequence ATGCTTTTGAATTTTAGTGCCTTTTTGCGTGCCGTATTCCCGATCATAACGCTGATCAGTGCAATGATACTGGTTGTATCGCCAGGTATTGCGCAGGATGCCGGTCAAGCGTCGGGAGCCGTAACCGGCGAAGCGCCGCTGAAGGTTGGCGTTCGGGTGAGTCCGCCTTTCGTGATGCAAACGGCTGACGGATACACCGGGATGGCGATCGAGCTTTGGGAAGACCTCGCTGCGGCCGCTGGTGTTGAATACCAGTATGAGCCTTACCCCAATGTGCGGGCCTTGATCGACGCGACTGCGGAGGGTCAAACAGATGCTGCGATCTCAAATCTGACCATCACCAAGGCGCGCTTGGAGAAAATGGATTTTACCCAGCCCTGGTTCGATTCAGGTCTGCGCATCATGGTTGGCTCTGCAGGCTCAACCAGTTTCTGGGAAGTGGTTAAAGGACTTCAAGAGGCGGGTTTCCTGAAGGCCTATGGCTGGCTCGCGTTTGTCATTGTGGTTGCCACGCTCCTGATGACCCTTTTTGACCGCCGATTCGACAAGTCTTTTTCGCAAAAGTGGCCCGATGGGCTTGCGGACAGTTTTTATTCGGTGATGTCTGTTGTGACATCCGGCAAGGCTCCATCGCGCAAGAACCTCTTCGGTTGGATTGGGCGTGTGTGGCAGGCGATCTGGCTGGTGTGTGGACTTGCGGTAATGGCGTTCATTACGTCCTCCGTCACAAGCGTTATGACCACCTTGTCGCTGCATAATCAGATCCAGAGTGTTGCGGACCTGCCCGGAAAGGTCGTTGGCGTGTTCGATGGCAGTGTCGGCGAAGACTACTCGCGCGAGCAGGGATGGTCGGTGATGGTCTTTGATGAACTGGATCAGGGTGTTGCGGCTTTGGATAATGGTGAAATCGACGCGTTCGTTGGTGATGCGCCGACACTTGAGTACTACGACCACACGAATCCGAATGCGGATGTGGAAGTGGTCGGGCCGCTCTTTGATCCCAACAAATACGGGTTTGCCTTGTCGCTGCGCAGCCGGAACACCCGTGCTTTCAATATCGAACTTCTTGCCGCCAAGGAATCCGGCTTTGTGGAAGATTTGCGTGTTGAATACCTCGGGCCACGGGATTAG
- a CDS encoding autotransporter family protein, with amino-acid sequence MRLGNNKSAVNRAGFHAATLVFTATAATFLAPAAANAKCDALGAGVLRASGSERLDPSSFTPSSVICLERRTEIVVSPGTIPADGAYDYYSPVFFDLKRASKVNSFTFIGNSIESAPSPGTNFLRLLQAPATDDLGATWINLIDVGIGANRAITLTEQSGDTQFQNVYIASASSSPLTYTSFTVANPSLFAVGQYNIVGQNFDSATELTLKDSSISNALITSVVAGSELKLDNTTIDTRFFKLDGKLSGNGTINGKTGAGGTGFLTSAGAEIRPGNSIGTLSINGDMSFQGATSLVSELDPTASQTADLLDVSGDITGADNLTATLEKDSGYSGAGATEISDFINSTFVIARAGSFDSDSVTLVEGSSLNAHLSASLASPPTQTSQVEVKFSDNSPTPTFLPTKVKTIQQTGGGKQVIPPPVTTTTTTPTATVTTTTTTTPTVTTTTTTTTTTNTTTPTTTTTTSTVPTQTTKPPVSTPWVDLVTAVSATHNETPIDGVSGGSGGGNQILAGGNTVSDGYLSLTNGDLITFNEVHAEPYSSNLTVGLEHLDHIAASVMNRISGSHDVLDKANQVRDAQGRAIWLDASGLKGNVDGKDGLGSFNYSIASVIGGADLLASDQGSVGAFAGYGYQRMDEHDTVDQSFSAQSGFAGLYGTLYRDSWRLAASGGYSYSANKGKRNNPNVGLFTGGRAESDFDSHAAFVAAKAGYELPLTTQFKLTPFAAASYAHIWQGEARETGGGDFNYTVHAATADAVLTGLGFDWAADVWTTDTGTAKLVGFARYDHDWSASADSAHDITVTSDLFGTFNQTGQNRGAHSVTAGLGFVGSVGSAGAWRLGVAGALNEHGEEIGAGAHFSWRF; translated from the coding sequence ATGCGTTTAGGAAACAACAAGTCGGCCGTCAATCGCGCAGGTTTTCATGCAGCCACGCTGGTGTTTACGGCAACTGCGGCGACCTTCCTGGCCCCTGCAGCAGCAAATGCAAAATGCGATGCGTTGGGGGCGGGCGTGCTCCGTGCTTCGGGTAGTGAACGGCTCGACCCAAGCAGCTTCACCCCTTCAAGTGTTATATGCCTTGAGAGACGGACGGAGATCGTGGTTTCCCCGGGAACCATTCCCGCCGATGGTGCCTATGACTATTATTCGCCCGTTTTCTTTGACCTGAAACGGGCCTCGAAAGTCAACTCCTTTACGTTCATCGGGAATAGCATTGAAAGTGCTCCGTCTCCGGGCACAAACTTCCTCAGATTGCTCCAGGCACCGGCGACTGACGATCTCGGGGCAACCTGGATCAACTTGATAGATGTCGGTATTGGTGCAAACCGCGCTATCACCTTAACCGAACAAAGCGGTGATACCCAATTTCAGAATGTTTATATCGCAAGCGCGTCGTCTTCCCCTTTGACATACACCTCCTTTACTGTCGCCAACCCGTCCTTGTTTGCGGTTGGGCAGTACAACATCGTGGGGCAGAATTTCGATTCAGCGACTGAGCTGACCCTTAAAGACAGTTCAATTTCAAACGCTCTCATTACTTCCGTCGTGGCCGGTTCCGAGCTGAAGCTCGACAATACGACAATCGATACCCGCTTCTTCAAACTTGACGGAAAGTTATCAGGCAATGGCACCATCAATGGCAAGACAGGCGCAGGCGGCACGGGTTTCCTGACATCCGCAGGTGCCGAGATCCGTCCCGGCAACTCCATCGGAACGCTTTCGATCAACGGCGATATGTCTTTTCAGGGCGCGACAAGTCTTGTCTCTGAACTGGACCCGACAGCGTCTCAGACTGCGGACCTGCTGGATGTGTCCGGTGACATAACCGGTGCAGACAACTTGACCGCGACACTTGAAAAGGACAGCGGATATTCAGGGGCGGGCGCCACCGAAATCAGTGATTTCATCAACTCCACCTTTGTCATCGCGCGCGCCGGCTCGTTTGACAGTGACAGTGTTACCCTGGTCGAAGGCAGTTCGTTGAATGCACATCTGAGTGCAAGCCTCGCCAGTCCGCCGACACAAACCTCACAGGTTGAAGTCAAGTTCTCCGACAACTCGCCAACACCAACCTTCCTGCCGACCAAGGTAAAGACCATCCAGCAGACCGGTGGCGGTAAGCAAGTGATCCCCCCGCCTGTGACAACGACCACCACGACACCAACGGCGACAGTTACAACCACCACCACGACGACACCAACGGTCACAACAACGACGACGACCACAACGACAACCAACACGACCACGCCCACCACGACGACGACAACATCAACAGTTCCGACCCAAACCACGAAACCGCCTGTCTCGACGCCGTGGGTGGATTTGGTGACGGCCGTATCAGCGACGCACAATGAAACACCCATAGATGGCGTGTCAGGCGGGAGCGGTGGCGGCAACCAAATCCTTGCCGGCGGCAACACGGTGAGCGATGGGTATTTGTCCTTGACCAACGGTGACCTGATCACCTTCAACGAAGTTCACGCTGAACCCTATTCCTCCAACCTGACCGTTGGCCTGGAACATCTCGATCACATTGCCGCTTCGGTGATGAATCGGATTTCCGGCAGTCACGATGTCCTCGACAAAGCCAATCAGGTTCGCGATGCTCAAGGACGGGCCATCTGGCTGGATGCGTCCGGGCTGAAGGGAAACGTGGACGGCAAAGACGGTCTTGGAAGTTTCAATTATTCAATTGCCAGCGTAATTGGCGGTGCTGATCTGCTCGCAAGTGATCAGGGAAGCGTCGGGGCGTTTGCAGGCTACGGCTATCAACGGATGGACGAGCATGACACCGTCGATCAGTCCTTCTCTGCTCAATCCGGCTTTGCCGGATTGTATGGAACACTCTACCGCGACAGTTGGCGGCTGGCGGCCTCCGGCGGATACTCTTACAGCGCGAACAAAGGCAAGCGAAACAACCCGAATGTCGGCTTGTTCACCGGTGGGCGCGCGGAATCCGATTTCGATTCCCATGCCGCCTTTGTCGCCGCCAAGGCAGGCTATGAACTGCCTCTAACGACCCAGTTCAAATTGACGCCGTTTGCTGCAGCTTCCTACGCTCATATTTGGCAGGGCGAGGCACGGGAAACCGGAGGCGGTGACTTCAACTACACCGTCCATGCTGCGACTGCGGACGCGGTTTTGACCGGTCTTGGATTCGACTGGGCAGCGGACGTTTGGACGACGGACACGGGAACGGCGAAGCTGGTCGGTTTTGCGCGCTACGATCATGACTGGAGCGCGTCAGCAGATTCAGCCCACGATATCACTGTCACGTCCGATCTCTTCGGAACTTTCAATCAGACGGGCCAAAACCGCGGCGCCCATTCCGTAACCGCCGGATTGGGCTTTGTTGGCTCCGTCGGCAGCGCGGGCGCTTGGCGATTGGGTGTTGCCGGCGCACTCAATGAACATGGTGAAGAAATTGGCGCGGGCGCCCACTTTTCCTGGCGGTTTTAG
- a CDS encoding aminopeptidase P family protein, which produces MFQNFDDLSDPSCGAPHAALLRAELKRLGLDGFLIPRADAHQGEYVPPHDCRLQWLTGFTGSAGMAAVLGEDAAVFVDGRYTIQVREQVDMDVFPAQHLITEPVTEWLVARLKPGQKLGIDAMLHTVREVRRLREICKEAGAELVTLEDNPVDAVWADRPEPPVGQVMLYPTELAGRGSEDKIAEIQKAIQDKKADACVLTQPDSIAWLFNIRGSDVTHTPLPLSFATVPAEGKPSLYIDGRKLSNSVRDALADLTEISEPADFQGGLKTLGTEGKKVIIDPSLAGIGIAEAITDAGGTLVEASDPVLLPKAVKNEVELNGARKAHVRDAAAYIAFLCWFDEEVAKVELDEIGAAEKLEEFRAATGELKDISFDTISGAGPNGAICHYRVSRTSNLKIPQDKPFLIDSGAQYIDGTTDITRTLAVGTVSEEMKKHYTLVLKGHIAISTAKFPEGTTGAQLDTLARIDLWKAGLDFDHGTGHGVGTYLGVHEGPQRIAKTGHVPLKPGMILSNEPGYYPAGEYGIRLENLEIVTAPKDIPGGERPMLGFETITLVPFDRRLIVGGMLASDERSWLNRYHQRVRSEIGPLLAAKDRIWLEQATEEL; this is translated from the coding sequence ATGTTTCAGAATTTTGACGATCTCAGTGATCCTTCCTGCGGGGCGCCGCATGCAGCGCTTCTCAGAGCCGAACTCAAGCGTCTGGGCCTTGATGGTTTCCTGATTCCCCGTGCCGATGCGCATCAGGGGGAATATGTCCCGCCGCATGACTGCCGTTTGCAGTGGTTGACGGGCTTCACCGGATCCGCCGGTATGGCGGCAGTTTTGGGCGAAGATGCTGCCGTTTTCGTCGATGGCCGCTACACCATCCAGGTGCGCGAACAGGTCGACATGGACGTGTTTCCGGCCCAGCATCTGATCACGGAACCTGTCACGGAGTGGCTGGTCGCACGCCTCAAGCCGGGCCAAAAACTTGGCATCGACGCCATGCTGCACACCGTGCGGGAAGTCCGCCGGTTGCGGGAGATCTGCAAAGAGGCAGGTGCCGAACTGGTCACTTTGGAAGACAATCCGGTTGATGCGGTTTGGGCGGATCGCCCGGAGCCGCCTGTCGGTCAGGTTATGCTTTATCCGACAGAACTTGCAGGCCGTGGGTCGGAAGACAAGATCGCCGAGATCCAGAAAGCCATTCAGGACAAGAAGGCCGATGCCTGTGTCCTGACACAGCCCGATTCCATTGCCTGGCTGTTCAACATCCGCGGCTCGGATGTCACGCACACACCGCTGCCCCTGTCATTTGCAACCGTTCCGGCAGAGGGCAAACCCTCGCTTTATATCGATGGCCGGAAGCTCTCCAATTCCGTGCGCGATGCCCTTGCCGATTTGACCGAGATTTCCGAGCCGGCCGACTTTCAAGGCGGGTTGAAAACACTCGGCACGGAAGGGAAGAAGGTCATCATCGACCCGTCTCTTGCCGGGATTGGAATTGCAGAAGCCATCACAGATGCCGGTGGAACGCTTGTTGAGGCCTCTGATCCTGTTCTTTTGCCGAAAGCCGTCAAAAACGAGGTCGAGCTGAACGGCGCCCGAAAAGCCCATGTCCGCGATGCGGCTGCCTATATCGCCTTCCTCTGCTGGTTCGATGAAGAAGTTGCCAAGGTTGAGCTGGACGAGATCGGGGCTGCGGAAAAACTGGAAGAGTTCCGCGCGGCAACAGGTGAGCTAAAGGACATCTCCTTCGATACGATTTCGGGTGCCGGACCGAACGGGGCGATCTGCCACTACCGGGTCAGCCGCACCAGCAATCTGAAGATCCCGCAAGACAAGCCCTTCCTGATTGATTCCGGAGCGCAATATATCGACGGCACCACCGACATCACCCGGACGCTCGCCGTTGGCACTGTGAGCGAAGAGATGAAGAAGCACTACACGCTGGTACTGAAGGGCCATATTGCCATCTCGACCGCGAAGTTTCCGGAAGGCACGACCGGTGCCCAGCTGGATACCCTTGCGCGCATTGATCTTTGGAAAGCCGGCCTCGATTTCGATCACGGCACCGGCCATGGCGTTGGCACGTACCTCGGCGTCCATGAAGGTCCGCAGCGCATCGCCAAGACCGGCCATGTGCCGCTGAAACCGGGCATGATCCTGTCCAATGAACCGGGCTACTATCCCGCCGGTGAATACGGCATCCGCCTGGAGAACCTCGAAATCGTCACCGCACCGAAGGACATTCCGGGCGGCGAACGGCCAATGCTCGGGTTTGAGACGATCACGCTGGTCCCGTTCGACCGGCGCTTGATTGTCGGCGGCATGCTCGCGAGCGACGAGCGCTCCTGGCTCAACCGCTATCACCAGCGTGTCCGATCCGAAATCGGGCCTTTGCTGGCCGCAAAAGACCGGATTTGGCTGGAACAGGCGACCGAAGAGCTCTGA
- a CDS encoding siderophore-interacting protein, producing the protein MAALPKRKPRFLTVKSAVYLSPHMIRVTFAGPELEGFPLHQEGANCKLVLPRDGESREDFEAYFGPDGPEEKVHPVRTYTVRGYRPNGLELDIDFVAHGDNGPATRWAQSAKPGSFLGFFGPSQKKIKEFYADWYLVAADLSAMPVAEAVLEQMPQDAKGVALFEVPSKNDIREIVVPRNIEIHWLIHEDPHVVSTAQLDFIRSMAWPGGVVQTCIAGESSVIRSIRDHLNNTRQVPRKETYISGYWKIGLVEDEHQKMKRAEAA; encoded by the coding sequence ATGGCCGCCCTGCCGAAACGCAAACCCCGCTTTTTAACCGTCAAGTCGGCCGTGTATTTAAGCCCGCACATGATCCGTGTGACCTTTGCCGGACCCGAACTGGAAGGATTTCCGCTTCATCAGGAAGGGGCGAATTGCAAGCTGGTGCTGCCGAGGGACGGTGAAAGCCGGGAAGACTTCGAAGCATATTTTGGTCCCGATGGACCTGAAGAGAAGGTCCACCCGGTCAGGACCTATACCGTGCGAGGCTATCGGCCGAACGGTCTGGAGCTCGACATCGATTTTGTCGCCCATGGCGACAACGGACCGGCAACCCGCTGGGCCCAATCCGCCAAACCCGGATCATTCCTCGGCTTCTTCGGGCCAAGTCAGAAGAAGATCAAGGAATTCTACGCTGATTGGTATCTGGTGGCCGCGGACCTCTCCGCCATGCCAGTTGCCGAAGCCGTTCTGGAGCAGATGCCACAGGACGCGAAAGGCGTTGCCCTCTTTGAAGTGCCGTCCAAAAACGATATCCGGGAGATTGTGGTCCCAAGAAACATCGAAATCCATTGGTTGATCCATGAGGATCCGCATGTAGTTTCCACCGCACAGCTCGACTTCATAAGGTCGATGGCGTGGCCGGGCGGCGTCGTGCAAACCTGCATTGCCGGGGAAAGCTCGGTCATCCGGTCGATCCGCGATCATCTGAACAATACCCGGCAGGTGCCGCGAAAAGAAACCTACATCTCGGGCTATTGGAAAATCGGCCTTGTCGAAGACGAGCACCAGAAAATGAAACGGGCGGAAGCCGCCTGA
- a CDS encoding ATP-dependent helicase: protein MTDPDGYDDPFDDPFQPIGTRAEAPPVAPPPGASSSGAPPPGGGIAARAMAARRAPDYLTGLNPEQRLAVETTEGPLLVLAGAGTGKTRVLTTRIAHILASGLARPHEMLAVTFTNKAAREMKERIAVFVGGNVEGMAWLGTFHSICVKILRKHAELVGLKSGFSILDTDDQIRLIKQIIQAEGLDDKRWTARAFATMLDGWKNRALTPDQVPEGEARAFANGKGRKLYQEYQDRLSILNAADFGDLLLHVITLFKTRTDVLADYQRRFRYMLVDEYQDTNIAQYMWLRLLAQGNPNVCCVGDDDQSIYGWRGAEVDNILRFEHDFKGAEVIRLERNYRSTSHILAAASHLISFNEGRLGKTLFTDFHEPDHDLVSVASVWDSEEEARTIGDEIEALQTKGHALNEMAVLVRASFQMREFEDRFVTLGLNYRVIGGPRFYERMEIRDAMAYFRCVMQPADDLAFERIVNTPKRGLGDATLKLVHELARAERIPLMQAASQLIDSEELKPKPRNSLKTVLDNFERWRRQLDSMKHTDLAEIILDESGYTEMWRQDRSAEAPGRLDNLKELIRSMEEFESMAGFLEHISLVMDRDSADAQDAVSIMTLHSAKGLEFDTVFLPGWEEGLFPHQRALDESGRAGLEEERRLAYVGVTRAKKRAKLYFASNRRIHGQWQSSIPSRFLDELPTEHVEIAEASSNYGGYGGGGYGPSRFDRQDAFETGSYSTPGWQRAQRARQSSNGFSDGSGRGYKSARQKRQGPLTIEGELVAKSVSDTPSEYSVGERVFHIKFGYGAIKSIEGNKLTIDFEKAGQKKVIDSFVERH, encoded by the coding sequence ATGACCGACCCGGACGGGTATGACGATCCCTTTGACGATCCATTTCAACCCATCGGGACGCGGGCGGAAGCTCCACCTGTTGCGCCGCCACCTGGCGCGTCGTCATCTGGGGCGCCGCCTCCTGGAGGCGGCATTGCCGCTCGGGCCATGGCGGCACGCAGGGCGCCCGACTATCTGACCGGCCTCAATCCGGAACAACGTCTGGCGGTGGAAACGACCGAAGGACCGCTTTTGGTTCTGGCGGGTGCGGGAACCGGCAAAACCCGAGTCTTGACCACCCGGATCGCCCACATTCTGGCCTCCGGCTTGGCGCGTCCGCACGAAATGCTGGCCGTGACCTTCACCAACAAGGCTGCGCGCGAAATGAAAGAACGCATTGCCGTGTTTGTCGGCGGCAATGTGGAGGGCATGGCCTGGCTCGGCACGTTCCATTCGATCTGCGTGAAGATCCTGCGAAAACATGCCGAGCTGGTGGGTTTGAAATCCGGCTTTTCCATCCTCGACACGGACGATCAGATCCGTCTGATTAAACAGATCATTCAGGCCGAAGGGCTCGACGACAAGCGCTGGACCGCCCGCGCCTTTGCCACCATGTTGGACGGCTGGAAAAACCGGGCCTTGACGCCGGATCAGGTCCCTGAGGGCGAAGCACGGGCTTTTGCGAATGGCAAGGGCCGCAAGCTCTATCAGGAGTACCAGGACCGCCTGTCGATCCTGAACGCCGCCGACTTCGGCGATCTGCTGCTTCACGTCATCACACTGTTCAAGACACGTACTGATGTTTTGGCCGATTACCAGCGCCGCTTCCGCTACATGCTGGTGGACGAGTATCAGGACACCAACATTGCCCAGTATATGTGGCTGCGCCTTCTGGCCCAAGGCAATCCGAATGTCTGCTGCGTCGGCGATGACGACCAGTCGATCTATGGCTGGCGCGGCGCGGAAGTCGACAACATCCTGCGCTTTGAACACGACTTCAAGGGCGCGGAAGTGATCCGGCTGGAGCGCAATTACCGCTCCACCAGCCATATTCTGGCCGCTGCCTCTCATCTGATCTCGTTCAACGAAGGCCGGCTCGGCAAGACGCTTTTCACCGACTTTCACGAGCCGGATCATGACCTTGTGTCCGTTGCCTCCGTCTGGGATTCAGAAGAAGAAGCCCGCACCATCGGTGACGAAATCGAAGCGCTGCAGACCAAGGGCCATGCGCTCAACGAGATGGCCGTTCTGGTCCGCGCGTCTTTCCAGATGCGCGAGTTCGAGGATCGTTTTGTCACTCTCGGGCTGAACTACCGGGTTATCGGCGGTCCGCGCTTTTATGAGCGCATGGAAATCCGCGATGCCATGGCGTATTTCCGCTGTGTCATGCAGCCGGCGGATGATCTGGCATTTGAACGCATCGTCAACACGCCGAAACGCGGCCTTGGAGATGCCACGCTAAAGCTCGTGCATGAACTGGCGCGGGCCGAACGCATCCCCTTGATGCAAGCCGCCAGCCAGCTGATCGATTCTGAAGAACTGAAACCCAAGCCGCGCAATTCCCTGAAAACCGTGCTCGACAATTTCGAGCGCTGGCGGCGCCAGCTCGACAGCATGAAGCACACGGATCTCGCTGAGATCATTCTGGATGAAAGCGGCTACACGGAAATGTGGCGGCAAGACCGCTCGGCCGAAGCGCCCGGACGGCTCGACAACCTGAAAGAACTCATCCGCTCCATGGAAGAGTTTGAATCCATGGCCGGTTTTCTGGAACACATTTCCCTCGTCATGGACCGTGACAGCGCGGATGCACAGGACGCCGTCTCGATCATGACGCTGCACTCTGCCAAGGGCCTGGAGTTCGACACGGTCTTCCTGCCCGGCTGGGAAGAAGGCCTTTTCCCGCACCAGCGGGCACTGGATGAAAGCGGCCGGGCGGGCTTGGAAGAGGAACGCCGCCTCGCCTATGTCGGCGTCACCCGCGCCAAGAAACGGGCAAAGTTGTATTTTGCCTCCAACCGGCGCATTCACGGCCAATGGCAGTCGAGCATTCCGTCCAGGTTCCTCGATGAACTGCCGACTGAACACGTTGAAATCGCGGAAGCTTCGTCCAACTACGGCGGGTATGGCGGTGGCGGCTATGGTCCGTCGCGCTTCGACCGTCAGGATGCCTTTGAAACCGGCAGCTATTCGACGCCCGGCTGGCAACGCGCTCAACGCGCGCGCCAATCCTCGAACGGGTTTTCAGACGGCAGCGGGCGTGGCTATAAGTCCGCCCGGCAAAAACGCCAGGGCCCGCTGACCATTGAAGGGGAACTGGTTGCCAAGTCGGTCAGTGACACACCCTCGGAGTATTCGGTCGGCGAACGAGTGTTCCACATCAAGTTCGGCTATGGCGCGATCAAGTCGATCGAAGGCAACAAGCTGACCATCGATTTTGAAAAGGCCGGTCAGAAAAAAGTCATCGACAGCTTCGTCGAGCGACACTGA
- a CDS encoding tetratricopeptide repeat protein: protein MQASAILQSRRILPALALLLCFAFLNACRLAQAGDLPDQRLFDALLSSKSEMEARIVEAEIWESWIAAAPSADLEAKVRSAMSKRRVADYEGALMELNSALETAPDYAEAWNQRAFIHYLQGKPDRSLEDIERVLALEPRHFGALSGKGRILMEQGRVRLAQQALREAVALHPFIPERFLLIREHEEKGIDL from the coding sequence ATGCAGGCAAGCGCAATCCTTCAGTCCCGGCGCATCTTGCCGGCACTTGCTCTGCTGCTTTGTTTTGCGTTTCTGAACGCATGCAGGTTAGCGCAGGCAGGTGACCTTCCTGATCAGCGTCTGTTCGATGCGCTGCTTTCCTCGAAGAGCGAGATGGAGGCCCGGATTGTGGAGGCGGAAATCTGGGAAAGCTGGATTGCAGCTGCTCCTTCTGCGGATTTGGAGGCAAAGGTACGATCAGCGATGAGCAAACGGCGCGTTGCCGACTATGAGGGGGCACTTATGGAGTTGAACAGTGCCTTGGAGACAGCGCCCGACTATGCCGAAGCGTGGAACCAGCGGGCGTTCATCCATTACCTCCAGGGCAAACCCGACCGCTCGCTGGAGGACATCGAACGGGTGCTCGCACTTGAGCCCCGGCATTTCGGGGCCCTCTCCGGCAAGGGCCGGATCCTGATGGAGCAGGGCAGGGTCAGGCTGGCTCAACAAGCCTTGCGGGAGGCTGTCGCCCTGCATCCCTTCATTCCCGAACGTTTCCTGCTGATCAGGGAGCACGAGGAAAAGGGAATTGATCTTTAA
- a CDS encoding YHS domain-containing (seleno)protein, producing the protein MPLYTSKSVLLGLTALFSVTGFAVSADEITTFTKNGAAIGGTDPVAYFTQGKPVAGSDEYTFQYDDVTWKFSSAENRDKFAADPVKYAPQYGGFCAFGLSKGFKVPVIPEAWKIVDGKLYLNNSIAVQDRFEGNTEEYINHADLNWDIVKDTKPEDLKEPIIR; encoded by the coding sequence ATGCCGCTCTACACCTCGAAATCCGTGCTTCTTGGCCTCACAGCTCTTTTTTCCGTCACCGGCTTTGCCGTCTCGGCTGACGAAATCACCACCTTTACGAAGAACGGCGCCGCCATTGGGGGCACCGATCCGGTTGCCTATTTCACCCAAGGCAAGCCGGTCGCCGGTTCTGATGAGTACACGTTCCAATATGATGATGTGACCTGGAAGTTTTCGTCCGCTGAAAACCGGGACAAATTCGCCGCCGATCCGGTGAAATACGCGCCGCAATACGGCGGTTTCTGCGCTTTCGGCCTCAGCAAGGGCTTCAAGGTACCGGTCATTCCGGAGGCCTGGAAGATTGTTGATGGAAAGCTCTACCTCAACAACAGCATCGCCGTGCAAGATCGGTTTGAAGGCAACACCGAAGAGTATATCAATCACGCAGACCTGAACTGGGACATAGTGAAAGACACCAAGCCGGAAGATCTGAAAGAACCGATCATCCGGTAA
- a CDS encoding 50S ribosomal protein L11 methyltransferase, giving the protein MKTIRVKITAEELEAKRISEILERAFEDEGNPVTIYEDSSDGKIWSAEILLFSMEPDEAAALVRDRVGADAFAAPLEAEELPDINWVEKSLEGLKPVRAGRFFVHGSHDRDKVPGGAIGLEIEAALAFGTGHHGTTAGCLEEIDRLLSMREYDSILDLGTGTGVLAIAAALKARQQVLATDNDPIATRTALENARLNGARHLVTGFTANGVEDRRFNLYGPFDLVIANILARPLMKMSKSICARMTPTSTLILSGLRIEDGPRILFAYGCQGFVLDRRREKDGWLTLTLVRGRKHA; this is encoded by the coding sequence ATGAAAACCATCCGGGTGAAGATCACGGCCGAAGAACTGGAAGCCAAACGGATCTCCGAAATCCTGGAGCGGGCCTTCGAAGACGAGGGCAATCCGGTCACGATCTACGAAGACTCCAGCGACGGGAAGATCTGGTCGGCCGAAATCCTGCTCTTCAGCATGGAGCCGGACGAAGCAGCCGCACTGGTGCGCGACCGGGTCGGCGCCGATGCCTTTGCAGCGCCGCTGGAAGCCGAAGAGCTGCCGGACATCAACTGGGTGGAAAAGAGCCTCGAAGGATTAAAGCCGGTCCGCGCCGGGCGCTTTTTCGTCCACGGAAGTCACGACCGCGACAAGGTGCCGGGCGGAGCGATCGGACTGGAAATCGAGGCTGCGCTCGCCTTTGGAACCGGCCACCACGGAACCACCGCCGGATGCCTGGAAGAAATCGACCGGCTGTTGTCCATGCGCGAGTATGACAGCATTTTGGATCTCGGAACGGGAACAGGTGTTTTGGCAATTGCCGCAGCCTTGAAAGCCCGCCAGCAGGTGTTGGCGACCGACAATGATCCGATTGCAACGCGCACTGCTTTGGAAAACGCCCGGCTGAACGGTGCCCGCCATCTTGTGACCGGATTCACCGCCAATGGCGTGGAAGACCGGCGGTTCAACCTCTATGGCCCTTTCGATCTCGTGATCGCCAATATTCTGGCGCGGCCCTTGATGAAGATGTCGAAATCCATTTGCGCGCGGATGACACCCACATCAACGCTGATCCTGTCAGGTCTGCGGATCGAAGACGGTCCGCGGATCCTGTTTGCATATGGGTGTCAGGGATTTGTCCTGGACCGCCGCCGGGAAAAGGACGGATGGCTGACGTTGACCCTGGTCCGCGGACGCAAACACGCCTAA